The Glycine soja cultivar W05 chromosome 4, ASM419377v2, whole genome shotgun sequence genomic sequence tttagacGAAAATATTTACATATAGCATTTTTTAGAACAAATCTACTGATGCAGAGTattgtacttttaattgcaGCTCAGCAACTATAACTCTTTTGAAGGAGTTCTTTACTGCAGGCCACACTTTGACCAACTGTTCAAAAGAACTGGTAGTCTTGACAAAAGCTTCGAAGGTAACAAAGGATCAAAATCCTAATATTCAAAGCCTCATTAACACTATATTTTTCTAATGGGTCActtatctttactttctctTGGCTTATTAGGGACACCAAAAATTGCTAAACCAGAAAAAACCGGGGAAGAGGTAACCAATCTTAAATCTAAATACTTACTAATGCCCAACAAAACACATTAGAGAAATGTTAGGGGCGGATGCAGAAAATATTTATGTGAggataagaaataattttaatttggttaaaaaaaacttaaatatatttttagttcccGATAAATTAACGAATTTTATTTAggatttctaatattttttgtattaaattcttaataaaactaaaattttgattttaattttgtttattttgttttagtccttctaatatatatttattctttcattttagtctaataatttttttctaatatatatttattctttcattttagtctaataattttttttttcattttgtattagtttatttgaaaaatatttaataaggaCTAATAATAAATGATCTATATATTAtaggaataaaaatgaaaaaataaatatataaaaaagactaaaacaaaataataatgatcaaaatattttttatattttatacattcatttttttttaaaaaaattatcatatggaACGGTACTTATTTTTTAGTGgggtaagttttttttattatacacatacaaataaaaaaatttttaTGGAGACCATGGTCCCCACATCCTCTCAGGTCCATCTGTCAACTCTAACAGTATATTCTtttgaacatatatatttttattgattaaaattcatttaaaatcacaaaatgtaATTCTTTAGTTAATAAGTACTACCCATGACTATGTAGTTTCAAATAAATTGTAACTAATAGCAGAGACCCTGTTAAAGAATGCTGTCGTAACTCTAAGCATTTATCTATTTTTGGGCTGTTTTTAATCAGAAACATGCAGCAACCAAAGTCTCAAGTATGTTTGGTGGAACTAGAGATAAATGTGCGGGTTGTCAGAAAACAGTGTATCCCACTGAAAAGGTAACAATACAACCATAATTTTGTCCATTAAGATATTTTTGTGCCACATTCATTAACATATTTATCACTTAAATGATGATTGACTAATATCATAAATATGGatataagacaaaaaaaaagggagatcattttttttacgttattatcctaattttttttataagttaaataaaaaagagatacTATACTGAATCATTGGATCAAAAGTTGATCCAATAAATCACTAATTGATTTACATcacatataattaataaaaaatataatttctgcaTTTATTTATCAAGTAGTTGTGATAgttcagaatatatatatatatatatatatatatatatatatatatatatatatatatatatatatatatatatattaattcccgcatttatttatatatcaagTAGTTGTGATAGTTCAGTGGTATAATGGCACCTACATTCTTCAAGGTTACAGGTTCAATCTAGCTCCAGCCAAgggatgattttttaaattttcgttAAATGACTTAAATGAATGTGTTGGGCTGTTGTCTAAAATTgaccaaatttaaatttaaaagcacAATGAAATTAAAGAAACCATAGGGAAGAGAAGAGTTTATAGTAGCATAGGGAAGTGACAATTGGGCATGGGAAAGAGACTCGGCCATTTTATTGTAAGTGGAAAATCCTCCGAATCATATCGAGTCACATGTTAATCCTTTTCAACAAGCAATTGTTTGAGTCATACTGAATCACACATTTCAACAAGCAACTCAAACAGTTCACATGACTGGTTTCCGGGTCGACCCACCAGGTCAAGCCAAATCTAATAACACTGTTCATAAGTGCAAAGCATCCATTGCACCTCCGTCTCTAATCCAAAACCTTGATGCAAAGTGCTAAAATTTCCATTCTAATTCAGAAAGAGATATTCCCGCCTTCGAAACTCGACCGGATTTACCCTATCTCCGTCATTACAAGATTGGATTTTTTTCACCCGTCTCGTCTCCAACATTCttataaaatcttataaaacatataatttttcatagaataaaaaaacaattttaaataataactatAACATATGATAACATAGAAtctaatcttataattttatatatatatataaaagaatatttttataaattaattattaacggaATGAATTAGGATTGAATTCGACTTTGACTGTCCGAAAAAACTCAAACCCAACTCAAATCCTAGGCAACTCAAATTTATTTCGTTAAAATTGGGAAGGATCCCATTGGTTGGGCCCATTGTCATGCCTATATATCATACAAACTAAATCAGTATTTTGAAACGGTGTAGGTTACCGTGAATGGAACTCCTTATCACAAGAGTTGTTTCAAATGCACTCATGGAGGGTGTGTTATTAGTCCCTCCAACTACATTGCACACGAAGGCAAACTCTACTGCAAGCACCACCACATCCAACTGATCAAGGAGAAGGGCAATTTAAGCCAACTTGAAGGTGACCATGAGAAGAGTACAGAGGAAGAGAAAATCAACGGTGAAGTGGTTGCAGCTGAGacatgaaatgaaatgaaatgctTGAGTTATGACAAATGAATATTCTCTTCCTCAAGTTCCATATTTCTGTATCATGTGTTTATGCTATATCTCCTGCTTTATCATTATGGAGTCCATAATGCTCTTGAAAAATATGgtattccctttttttttttttgtggtcggGGACTTGGGGTGTGTGAAAATCCATCATTTTGTTTTCTGTTGCTGTGAGGTTGTGGATACTAAAAATGAGACTTGATGGCATGCGATTCTGAATGTGATTCAGAAGCCAGTGCTACTGAATTTGTATGAACTCTCTTTTGTATTCATATTGatacatatacatacatccTAATCCCCGAATGTCATTTCCCACCTACCAAACTTATCAGCCAAATATACGATGAGTGCAACCAACTTTCTATTTCGACTCTGTTGATTGTTGAACATATGCAGAGTCCGGTGCATTCTACGATAGTCTTGCTCTGGCTAAAACCGGGACCTGTTTTTCAACTGGGAcgtttttgttataaattagtaaaaaaataagtgattcaaacttaaaataaaagtaatcaaTTGATGGGATGTAAATAATTAATGCcctaaaattaagatttaatcATTCGGATATTACTCAATTTAATTCTTAGtggaaataattattaattaaattttacttattttttctaataaattaaaggattgaaaaagaaaaagtaaaaaaaataaaatataaaagtgattcaaacttaaaataatttaataattctgGATAGTTTGTTATAGATTAAAAAAGAATGGATCACCTGCAGTTTACATCATCGTTTAatcttaatttataatatatgataaatttattaacttttataataaatatcttaaaatttataataatcttataattgaatgataatataaattattaaactccaataaataaatttatatttatatttatgatttgaaaatcataaatcaatttcacattgttttatgtgtatatgattattaaactcaaaataatttagtgattattttttagagatttaaaaaaagtaggagttaatttatatttatatacaatcacaaaaatcaatttgaaagcaGTTGATTTCACGAAAGGTTATGCAAAATAGtttatgagttttatttttttaatttctgactaggttaaattagttttttctttaatttgtttttttatgttcgATTTGTTTCTCTATTCTTTATATGATTTAATTtggtcttttaaattttaaaattgatttttgatttagtcttttaattttttaaaatcacttCATTTGATTTCATTGTCTAAATTAATCTTGAGTAGTCATATGTTTAAATTTGGTCATATAATTTAAATGAGTGTTTCATGACCTGTAAAACTACCACGGAGTGGTTTTACCATGATTTTTTAACATTGTTGATCCAATTTAAACATAGGATCAAATTGAatcgatttaaaaaattataggatcaaattgaatttaaaaaaaaattagaggaccaagtcagacataaaaaatataaatataaattagaagaacaataaactaatttaacatttttgattatatacataaaaaactaaagagtaattattttctaaagagaaattattattttgtgagataaaactaattaaaccaatatagaaaaataaataagtaaattataattaattattatgattgaTCGCTTCTATAGAAAtgagtttttaatttgattgatgggacaacaaataaaaatttattactatagatatttatctatctatatagatagaattaaaatatatgagcCTCTCTTAAAATTTGTTCTTATTACActcaatatattttcattttttcacatTACTTTGAGCTTCTAAAAGGGTGGTGTAATGCTTTTTACACCTAAGAGGAAGATTTCCATAACAAAAGTTCAAAGATTAAGATTTTTTCTTTAGGTTAAAAAATAGGAAGAAGTATCAAGTATAATAAGGATAAATTTAAGGAGAATTCGTGTAATTTaatctaaataaattaaacatgattacatataattttcttttttaggacTTTTTCATATAATAAGTTCAtgttggatgaaaaaaaaagtattagtgtaaaatattcatcaatcttattaataattaatcttcataaaaaaaattggttgatTATCTATAATATAACCTCTCCtcttaagtatatttttttttcatttattaatttcaagACTTTATTTTagatatcaaatttaaaattactggAACCAACAACTTGTATTGTATAACATTGATAGCATGCCACATCCTGGTAAGAGTACGTACCACCATCCAGCCATTACACATATAGCCGCTGTTGATAACCTAGTTTAGGATATGCTTTAGGGAgctaatttcatttcatttaactACACTTTAAAGTAAACGCGCTCTCATTTAATACTCACCTCGAAATggtctataatttttttcatcaaatgATTCTTGTTAATGTATGTGAATCAAATGGTGTTGTTCGATCACCAGCACCTGCTGCCTAAGCTAGAAAAAACAGTACAGTATCAAATTAGAATCTCTAGCCCTGCTtaccaaacaacaaaaaaggaaTTTCTGGGTCCGTGGTTTTGCAAATTACAGTAACGCCAAAGGAATTTTGGATATAGGTCCGTTTTTTAATATGGAATTACTGGGTTTAGATGTAATAATCGTTTGATTAGTGCACCAAAAATGTATCTAGGCATATTTGTGGTTTCCTTAATTggataaattaatcattttttcttttataccgtgtttgaaaatgttttataattttttagtaaagacttaaatatataagaagaagaatttattggacaaattaaaatatataaattgctTTAGGAATAACATCGATCAGTTCTACTTAATAATAACTGTCTTGAAATTTATATGTAATATTTGAAGTAACATAAGTTCTACCCCATAAGAATGAGATAATAACATCAAAATAAACTCTAATATTTCGTCACACGCCTCCAGGCAGCAGCACATCTCGAGGCAGCAGAGGCAGCCCAACGCGCCAAGGCTATAACACAAAATAACATATCATATATAAGCACACTCTATAATGAAATTGAGCCAATAATCATGCATAAGGTcctattgaataattttttttttataaaaaaaatgggtgTTATATTACTACGTACCATCCAGCCATTACACCTGTAGTAGCTGCTGCACCTTGTGCAGGCTGTGCTGGGGCTTGAGTAACAAAAACTTGAGGTTGGGGTGGAGGTGGTCCTTGAAAACCCGGTTGAGGATACCCTAATTAAAACCCCAAcattaatcattcaaaatatatCAATAACATTAATTGAGATAATtcatatgtaaataaatataacagtTAACGAGGTTTTGATGTACCTTGAGGAGGAGGAATTACCCCGGACATAGGAGGAGGATTTTGATTGTAGTAAGCCATCTCCCTTTGGATTTCTTAAATCAATTTGAGAGTGAAAGTGAActaagattagattagattcaGTGTCtcctactatatatatatatatatatatatatatatatatatatatatatatatatatatatatatatttgctgaTGGGTGAATGCTGatacaaatttcattttaaaggaAACGCGCTTTCATTTAATTACTTACTGGAAAAAGATATCAAATCTTAATCTCTGGTCCTGCTGaccaaaaaactgaaaaaaggaaagaaaaaaaaaatagtgacgCTCAATGAATTTTTGGATACATTGAATTGATGAGTGTACTAGATGTAATAATCGTTTGACTAGTGCAGCAACAAAAATATGTGTCTCTCGTCTCATGGAGCTGTCACTGTGCTACGCGTGTTTCCTTGATTGGATAAACTAATCAtaagtgttgttttttttttcttttctgctgtatttggaagaaaaaaaattataatttttttagtaaagacTTTTAAATAATGAGAAAATAACTAGACtaaatttgattctttttttaaaaaaatcattaaatatactCATGAGATTATTTTTATGATGGATTTGACTCATTTAAACTTTAAACTGAAGAGATACACTTTAGAGAGGATAAAGTACAATAATgacaattgattaaaaaattaacagttgataatgtaatttttttttgtttctcgtTGATGATGTGATTAATTTTACAATTTGTTGTATATCTATTACTTTTATGACAATCTCAACCAatggttttttaattaatgaccaAATCcgacttaattttatttcttataagaaAGTTTCATTTGTAACTTTATTAATATTGTCATTAGTTCTACTTTTTATAATTGAAGAAATAAACTAAccttaattatttcttaaattaatataatctaCATattcaaaaagagaaaaaaatattcacgttattaatataatttacatattcaaaagagtaaaataaatattcatgttatatgtattttttttttattaaatctatATCAATTGGATTAATTTAAAAGATTCtaattagagaaaaataaaatcttttataatataaagaaataaaattttggcCCATTTTTCCACCCAAAATAAGGGCACTCtagacaattttttaatattttatttttatttatttaataaatcatataaattaGTGAGatgtttagtaaaaaaaatgagcTTTAAAtgcataattattattatttatcattgaAAGAATGATAGATTTTAATGAAATCATTAATGAGTGTTTAAATTAtgcatttattaattatttattaagcattcatttattatatttgtaaattttaatgtttaacaataaaaatttcatattcaaaaataaaattaaaaaacaaaggtATTAGCCGGTAATTATTGCTTAATTgactattttcaattatttgtaGTGCAAAAGCTTGATGTttcaaaaattatgaatatataattattacaattataatatatatcggaatcataaaaaaatgactCATGCTATTTGGtaagaaaataacatttttataatataaagaaataaaattttgatacaTTTTTCTCGTTCAAAACAAGGGCATTTTAGACAattcatttttagttattttattttatttatttgctaaattatattaattattgagaCATTTAATAGAATgtaacttttaaattcaaaattattattttttattgtaagaaaaatttaaacactCTTTCAAGTTAGAagtataaagataaataaatatatgagtATATGGGTTAGAATGAGAATGATACCTGGGTTTTGATCATCTTTCTTTTATATAGGAAGAATTAGATATACAAGTCTTAATTTTccatgataataaaatatttttatcttatctttccataataataacaacctatatttcttatatttagaAAGTATCTGTTATCTTTTAACTAATAGATATGATTTCTCTTTTTCCTCATTTATAACCTTGTTAGACTTTTTTAAGTTAGGGACTCGGATGAATGTGGGGTacgtataaaaaaaacatcaggACTTATTGAGTCTGAATAGAACACTATGTTTAAAAACCAAtaacggtaaaaaaaaaaaaaacatttgaaagcTATATTTGTTCTAATaaccttaattattatatttatataattttataaatttaaaaataaaaaaaagtatttccaTTTAAgacttgttattttattataataaagaaaGGATAAAGATATCTtcaatattgttttattattttcagaCATATAATCAAATCCATATAACAAATGTTCTcggttaaaaaattatcatcttgTGTTATTAACATGTCATGGCtatatttttagagaaaaaaagacataatttttatcaaacataatttattataattcattttattaattttatataatatatataataaaaatataagggtAAATAACTGTTTCAGAATATTGATTGTCATCTAGCTATAATTTCAGTTGAAAAATGTTTAAACATATGaaaaaatttcatacaaaaCACACGAATGATATTTTAATGTGTGACCCCATTTCAATTCTAATAGATTCCGTAAACTGGTTTGTCCAGTAAACACGCTATCAAGTTAGCCATAAGTCCATTACATGCGCCATTTACAAGTACAATACTACAGTGTACTCCGAAGTGGGGGTGTCCTACAAATTACGGGCAACAGCAGGAAGAAATatatgagtaattttttttataactttttttttttacttatttcttttatattttcaattatagTAAATATgatgtgttttatatttttaagctattgaatatattttttttgtctaatatgtttttataattagaagaatctctaaaatgataaaatattactcttactaaaaaaacagaaaaaataattttatatccttatatatattttttattaattaaatttcgtCATTACCTCAAGAGTTGATTTTTAACAAATcacctattatttattttcaaatcttTTAATCAATATCAAAATATCCACCCAAATTGATAACAGCAACCTTCCTACATTCCAAAAGCAACATATGTAAGGCAAACACAATTTCAATTTCGTGCAATTCGTGTTTCAAAATTTCGTACTAAATAAACAGCAATGCTCTTCAGTTTTAGTAACTGAAAATCtcataataatttgtaatatttgATCATTATGACATTGTAACTGTCATTTGCAATTGCAATAATTTAGTTGATGAAGTTCCATTCgagaatagaaaatatatttaactactATTGTCTTATATTTCACTTGTAGCCTGCCTTTTTTCTTTGTGCAACATGGCTGAGGGCAGTGAGCATGCCGGTGCCGGTGGCCGTGGCGGCGGCAACTCACAGTCTCAAGTGATTCAAGTTCCTGAACCTGAACCACACCCAGTGATGGAGCAATTACCTGATGTTCACTATTGCATTAACAGTCCTCCTCCTTGGCGTCAGTatcttattgtttttctttttatggcAAAACAAATTGAAAACTAGACTAATATGCATTCAACAAAACTCATGCACTTTTGTTTCTCTGACATATACAATCCAAAGAAATATGAAATGACTAAGCGTTCAATGCAGAGTGTTTTTATTTGGAGAATGTTATGAATTTTCCTTTGGAACATTTTGgctgaaacaaaaacatgcatatACTGATTTGTACATTTGGGAGAACCATTGATCCCTGCTGAATGATAATTATCACGGGATCCATGATTGATGGTGGTGCTGGATTTAT encodes the following:
- the LOC114408775 gene encoding LIM domain-containing protein WLIM1-like, giving the protein MAFAGTTQKCMACDKTVYLVDKLTADNRVYHKACFRCHHCKGTLKLSNYNSFEGVLYCRPHFDQLFKRTGSLDKSFEGTPKIAKPEKTGEEKHAATKVSSMFGGTRDKCAGCQKTVYPTEKVTVNGTPYHKSCFKCTHGGCVISPSNYIAHEGKLYCKHHHIQLIKEKGNLSQLEGDHEKSTEEEKINGEVVAAET
- the LOC114408066 gene encoding cysteine-rich and transmembrane domain-containing protein WIH1-like; translation: MAYYNQNPPPMSGVIPPPQGYPQPGFQGPPPPQPQVFVTQAPAQPAQGAAATTGVMAGCLGALGCLCCLEMCCCLEACDEILEFILMLLSHSYGVELMLLQILHINFKTVIIK